The window AATTAGGGTTATAGAAATGCTTGAGATTAATAGTGAAGCATTGTCTTAGCTGAGATTTTAGTAGCAAGTTCGAtcatttgaaacaagaaactattTAGATCTAAAACATGATAAGAGCTTTAAATCATGTAAAGTGGGGTTATGTAAAATAGTTTTTCGGTGCAGGATCGGAAGTTTCTAAGTAGGTTTGGCAGATTGACTTTGAAATCGTTATGTTTGTAATATACCGTACTCTGTATCTTGTCATTGTTGGAATCTCGtcgtctcttttttttctttttcttattgttGTTCTGACTTTGCAGAGATTGTAAGAATGGCTTCGTTCCGAGCATTCTTGAACAGTCCAGTTGGTCCAAAAACAACTCACTTTTGGGGACCTGTTGCGAACTGGGGATTTGTTGCTGCTGTATGCTTCAGCCCTATGATTTCTTGCATAGAATGTATTTGAATTGAAATGCAATTCATGCATTTGTGACTAATTTGATCATACGGGTTTGATTTAATAGGGATTGGCGGATATGAACAAACCTCCAGAAATGATTTCTGGCAACATGACAGCAGGTCCAAAATAACTGGTTTTGAAAGATGTAGCTTAGTTTCAGTATCTAGTATGTGGCAGGATTATAACCGGGTTTGAATTTGTTTCTGCAGCAATGTGCGTTTATTCAGCATTGTTTATGAGATTCGCATGGATGGTACAACCTCGCAACTATCTTCTTTTGGCATGCCATGTCTCAAATGAGACTGTCCAACTCTATCAGCTCTCTCGCTGGGCGAGGGGTCAGGGGTAAGTAGCTAGCTGGTCTCGTCATCAATTTCAGAAAATCAATGATATATCTGTATTCAatttagttgagttgtcaattGCCATAACTTCTGACCTTCTGTGTCAAAATGAGTTAGCCTAAAACGCGCGAGGTTTGTTCTTGTTTACTTGCTTTATGATAGGTACTTGGCCCCGAAGAAAGATGAAGCTGCATCCGAGTGATTTGCTGCTGCTTTCATTCCCTTGCTCGTTCATtgtttttgttgtgatttttacCGAAGACAGTGTTGATCTCGTTTAGGACGCATATGATACAGTTTGCTTTTGATATTACCTGAGCATGTGGCCTTTTTTTGTTCATAATTGGTTGTTTTTAGTCAATTGTGTACCAGATGTCTCAAGCATAAACCAGTCGCTACTCGTTTCGACGGTGACGTTTGAAAGTAATAAGGAATTTCACGATGATGAATTCTAAGGCACTGAATATTGGTTCCGAACTTCAGATAGTGAGGACTGAAAACTTGCACTTTCATTGCAGCAGACCATCAGAAAATCACTTGCTACCCGAAACATAGGTTAAAGCAATTATCTTTGGATGCAAAAACTAATTTCGTTATAAGTTTAACACCAATCTGATTAAATAGCAAATGTACCGGCTCCTGAAAGAGACGATTTACAACATTGTCAAagttttcctatcaaaattttGTCAGGCAGCAGAGGCCGAACATGCTCCACCCTTTTATGCGTGTTCGGCCTCTCTTCCCAGTTACGTGAACATATACTCCGTCCTTTGGCCCTAACGGGTTCACGACGTGCTATCAACATCTTCACGTTTTGGCCTTTTGCTACTTTTTTTCGATTTCAACTTCTTGCATCCACTCTCTTCAGAAGCTTCCTTCTCGCTTCCTTTATTTTCCTTGGACTTCTTCCTTTTCACAGGTGGTGTTTCGCCGTCATCTCTCCTACCCAAACTGGATACTTCTTCCTTGTTTCTGCCTTTTGCTTTGGCTTCCTTCTTGCTTCCATTCTTTTTTTgagatttcttctttttcacaGGTCGTGTTTCCCCCTCATCTCTCTCAGCAAAACTAAGCTCATCATGCTGTAGCCGATCGGTTGGGGGATTGACAATTTCTGCTTCTGCAGAATAGAACGGAAAGCTTGTTGATAAAGTTTGGGAAAAAGTTACATGATATCACTACTTTCAGATATAGGAAATAGGAAAACACACCTTCATCGGCAAAATTGGAGTCAAAAAGAACGTTTGACAAGTGCTGCTTCAGGTAAACCTGCACCATTCAACAAGAACAATTGGtctaaaagaattgcaaagtgAAGAGCATACATCATTCTTACTTGAGTATgcaagaaacaatgaaatttggaGTCTATGCAATTATAAACATAAGATGTCATCAGGCTGGCTGGCCAATGCAGTCACATACCGCAGATAGTAATTGCCGCGTCTTCACATTCCAAAGGCGTAGGTAGCTATCCAATCCTAGAAGAAAGAATTTGAGGTCAGTGCATATACAGATATTTTTGGTTTCCAAACAGTACTAACTACACCAATAAAGCTTAATGCGCGTGcgcgcgagagagagagagagagagagagagagagagagagcactaGTTTTGATATTGAAAACAGAAACCGTGCACTCACCACATGATGCTATCACAGGAAAGTCGGGGTGCCTTGCAATGGATCTTATACTACCTGAACACTTGCCCAAAAAGCATCCTAACAATTTCCCTGTAGTGAAACACAGCATTAATAGTCGGAAAAGAAAGATTACAGAGTAGCAAAAATAACATCAAGAAGTCTATACTATCGTTATATGTTTCCAGGGGGCAACACACAACCATTTTATGCCTATCCATAACACCAATAATGCCCTCAAATAGTGCAACGGGACTTCCGCAGTGTACATTCCTGACACAGGCAGTTGGTACACCAGTCATTCCATAATTTAGGTAGCAAGTACCATGC is drawn from Malus domestica chromosome 14, GDT2T_hap1 and contains these coding sequences:
- the LOC103455024 gene encoding mitochondrial pyruvate carrier 1, whose product is MASFRAFLNSPVGPKTTHFWGPVANWGFVAAGLADMNKPPEMISGNMTAAMCVYSALFMRFAWMVQPRNYLLLACHVSNETVQLYQLSRWARGQGYLAPKKDEAASE